From Polynucleobacter sp. AP-Sving-400A-A2:
ACACAAGACTCTCAATTAAATTAAATGAGGTAAGACGCATGAACACAATCCCTATTACTAAGCGTGGCGCTGAGCTTCTCAAAGAAGAGTTACATCGCCTAAAGCATGTAGAGCGCCCATCCGTGATTAATGCAATCTCTGAGGCCCGTGCTCAAGGCGACCTTTCTGAGAACGCTGAGTACGACGCCGCTAAAGAGAAGCAAGGATTTATTGAGGGTCGTATTCAGGAGCTGGAAGGAAAGTTATCTGCAGCGCAAATCATTGACCCTGCTACCTTAGATGTAAACGGACGTATCGTATTCGGTGCAACCGTTGATCTTGAAGATTTAGAAGATGGCACGAAGCTCACTTATCAAATCGTCGGTGATGATGAGGCCGATATTGCCGTAAATAAGATCTCGATTAGTTCGCCCATTGCTCGCGCCTTAATTAGCAAAGAAGAGGGTGATGTGGTTGCAGTGCAGGCCCCTGGCGGTAATCGCGAGGTAGAAATTCTCGCGGTTCGTTACATCTAATACAAAGCAGAGTCCATATGCAGACCTTAGAGACCCCAAAGCATCTGGTGGCTCAAAGACTTTTTATTGTGATTGCTGGTTTATGGGTTGGCGGCATACTCACTGTAGGTTATCTAGTTGCTCCAGCTATCTTTAGCACGATGACTGATCGACAGGCTGCTGGCATGGTTGCTGGCAGCATCTTTAAATTAGAAGCCTATCTCAGCTTGATTGTCTGCATTGGCCTGATGGTTCTAGCCAATCTCCTGGTGAATCGTGGCCTCAATCAATTCAAGATCATTCGCTGGATCTTGTTGGCAATGTTGCTGTGTGCAATCGCAGCTAGCTTTATCTTGATTCCCTGGATGAATACCTTGCGAGATGATGCTCTCCTTCAAGGCATGCCAGTCATGCTCTCTCCCTCAGCCACCTTATTTGGAAGGCTACATGGCGTCTCTAGCATTCTGTTTATGCTGCAGAGTCTCTTGGGAGTCCTCTTGGTCTGGCGACTCACCAAGAGATAAGCCCAGGCTAAGCCATAAAAAAACGCCGACTAGCGGCGTTTTTTATTAGAAGCTCACACACATATTCGTTGCACTAAGAGCCCAATGATTTCTTCTTAGTACTACTCATGCGAACCTTACGTTTTTTGATGGGAGCGGGTGCTGCAACTGCCTTGCGGTAACCTGGTGATGACCAACCAATTTTTGATTCAGCAGCATCAGCACGCAGAACCCGTTTCTTGGGGGCAGTGCCTTTAGCCGCAGCCACTCTTTCAAAAGGGGATTTACTCGCTGCTGAGCGTCGATCTGATCTCTCAGAAGTGCTAGTGCGAATACCAGCTTTCGCCGCCACGCGATTTGGTTGGCGCTTAGTGCGGGGCGCTTGTAATGTCTTTTTAGTTTGCTTGCTAGATCTACTCAAATTGACGAGTGCTGCATCGACAATATCAATCGGCTTCCAGACCACGAGTAATTTTCCAATGTGCTGAACGGGTGCGGCGCCCAGTTTGTCGCAGAGCTCTTCATAAATAGCGATACGTGCATCACGATCATCGCCAAAAACGCGAACTTTAATCAAGCCGTGATGAGAGATGGCTGATTTAGCTTCTTTAATCACCGCAGGGGTCAGGCCATCGCCACCAATCATGACAACTGGGCTGAGCCCATGGGCGTCAGCTTTAAGGGATTTGCGTTGTGCGGGGGTAATAGTAAGTGCAGTCATGGGCATGATGATAGAGCATTAGGGCATGTAAAACAGGGCTTTCGGGCTTATTTAAGCCAATATCCAGATGTTTCGAGTCGATTCCTTTTGCCTTGTAGAGCGGAAACAAGGAAAATAGATGACGAAAGTGGGTAAGTTGTGGCAAAGAATAAATTTAATAAAAGTTGGTTACAGGATCACCTCAATGATCCGTATGTGAAGATGGCCCAAAAAGAGGGTTATCGCGCGCGAGCAGTCTATAAGCTGAGCGAAATAGATGAGCAGGACCGACTCATCAAAGCAGGTATGACGATTGTGGATCTTGGGAGTGCTCCTGGGAGTTGGTCTCAGTACGTTCGCAATCGCCTGACTGAACTTGGTAAAAATAATCCCAATATTGAATCTGGTAAGCCAGATGGGATCATTATTGCGATCGACATCCTGCCGATGGAGGACATTGCGGACGTTTCCTTTATTCAGGGGGATTTTCGGGAGGATGAGGGTTTAAAGGCGCTGGAGGCACTTTTACCGGCGAATGCCGATGGAAAAGTCGATTTTGTGATGTCCGATATGGCCCCCAATTTATCCGGAGTAGGGGTGGCAGATGCTGCCCGAATGGCCTTTTTGGCCGAAATTGCCTTGGACTTTTCAGTTCAGCACCTCAAGCCTGACGGGGCTCTATTAATTAAGTGCTTTAACGGCAGCGGCTACAGTCAGATCGTGGAATCCTTTAAAAAGGTCTTTAAAACAGTAGCTTCCAGAAAGCCAAAAGCCTCCAGAGCGAAGTCCTCAGAAATCTTTTTGCTCGGCCGAGACCTTAAAGCACTCAAATAACCCCCCAAAAAAAGGGGTTTATAAAATAAATTAGCTCTTCGCTATTGAAAAAGCCTAGTAGTAGAATCAGATACTTAGGTATAGCAATCCGCTTTAACTCCCGGATTAATCCGGCAAAGGTCTCCTTTTGAATAGCAATA
This genomic window contains:
- the greA gene encoding transcription elongation factor GreA, yielding MNTIPITKRGAELLKEELHRLKHVERPSVINAISEARAQGDLSENAEYDAAKEKQGFIEGRIQELEGKLSAAQIIDPATLDVNGRIVFGATVDLEDLEDGTKLTYQIVGDDEADIAVNKISISSPIARALISKEEGDVVAVQAPGGNREVEILAVRYI
- a CDS encoding YhbY family RNA-binding protein, with amino-acid sequence MTALTITPAQRKSLKADAHGLSPVVMIGGDGLTPAVIKEAKSAISHHGLIKVRVFGDDRDARIAIYEELCDKLGAAPVQHIGKLLVVWKPIDIVDAALVNLSRSSKQTKKTLQAPRTKRQPNRVAAKAGIRTSTSERSDRRSAASKSPFERVAAAKGTAPKKRVLRADAAESKIGWSSPGYRKAVAAPAPIKKRKVRMSSTKKKSLGS
- a CDS encoding RlmE family RNA methyltransferase, producing MAKNKFNKSWLQDHLNDPYVKMAQKEGYRARAVYKLSEIDEQDRLIKAGMTIVDLGSAPGSWSQYVRNRLTELGKNNPNIESGKPDGIIIAIDILPMEDIADVSFIQGDFREDEGLKALEALLPANADGKVDFVMSDMAPNLSGVGVADAARMAFLAEIALDFSVQHLKPDGALLIKCFNGSGYSQIVESFKKVFKTVASRKPKASRAKSSEIFLLGRDLKALK
- a CDS encoding DUF4149 domain-containing protein, with amino-acid sequence MQTLETPKHLVAQRLFIVIAGLWVGGILTVGYLVAPAIFSTMTDRQAAGMVAGSIFKLEAYLSLIVCIGLMVLANLLVNRGLNQFKIIRWILLAMLLCAIAASFILIPWMNTLRDDALLQGMPVMLSPSATLFGRLHGVSSILFMLQSLLGVLLVWRLTKR